The DNA sequence TAGCGATGTAAAACTTCACTTAAATCTCTTCCCCTCTCTTGAGTGTCTCTTCTAATTCTTCTAATCAGTCTTTCATCAGAATCTGCATGAACAAAAACTTTTAAGTCAAATTCTTTCAGTAATTCTTTATTAGTAAGAACTAAAATCCCCTCAACTACCAATACATTTTTAGGTTCTACAGTAACATGATCTCCGGTTCTGGAATGGGTAACAAAGCTATAAATAGGCTGTTCTATCGGCTCATTATTCTTTAAAGCTTTTACATGCTTTATCATCAGTTCAAAATCTATAGACTTTGGGTGGTCATAATTTAAAGCCTCGCGTTCTGTCAAAGTTAAATTATGGTTATCATGATAATAATTATCCTGAGAAAGGATGTTCATTCCTTCGATATCAAGCTGTTGAAGTATCTTATCAACAACTGTAGTTTTG is a window from the Chryseobacterium sp. T16E-39 genome containing:
- the udk gene encoding uridine kinase translates to MLVIGIAGGTGSGKTTVVDKILQQLDIEGMNILSQDNYYHDNHNLTLTEREALNYDHPKSIDFELMIKHVKALKNNEPIEQPIYSFVTHSRTGDHVTVEPKNVLVVEGILVLTNKELLKEFDLKVFVHADSDERLIRRIRRDTQERGRDLSEVLHRYQTTLKPMHQEFIEPSKNEADLIIPNMRQNSVAIDFLTTVIKNSLRKH